The following proteins are encoded in a genomic region of Candidatus Zymogenaceae bacterium:
- a CDS encoding pentapeptide repeat-containing protein, translating to MCDYTTNYFDLTKEKYVSYQCPHKAMPKKDPSGESFCIFHSTSEKKNTDDFTKELLKLYKTGEHLFVGFVFPADFSFPDFTREAEGDGVLTFINAAFSKATFLCPVQLSGARFTGEGGANFIEAAFLSDGGVNFSGAHFTGDGGANFRMGRFEGTGAVNFSRTEFTGSGRVDFTWAKFTAEGGADFKLADFSGAVIVDFHFAEFDGKGIHFNGTRFLGDGGANFSLVQFRGGGVADFGGAKFQGAGEANFSLSTFSARSGVNFSKANFSCDGGVNFSMAQFTSKAKNDFSGMVVEGSGQANFSKAQFLGDGAVFFKNPDFACQGGVSFSGSQFSGTGRTVFEGRIFWPGVWGEFTDILFEHPHRVTFERVDLGRCRFLRTNLQGIHFVDVTWNGRSYGSSYAPGRMKLFDELFQHRGRFVRHLAGFIQGIPIWDGIRRALERVMPEYSVDNQILSSPVKRGLFRLRNRLLVLTAPKEDNHWDVYGLYNQMGQNYISAHRYHDAGDFFAGSLEMRRREAGEKPWSRIVLRLYRLFCLYGERPFRALLWAAAVVALFGLVFLKIGIAPEGVDPITYPNNITAEIVEGPDNRSIIVLNPMAEPVPSYLPGGMIKYEGFGNGVLFLDGFLGDYSAGVSVVFSLFFNRVINHSYSVIDPVLGSFALTCEILLLLMFLGLFLASFIRKYRMSGR from the coding sequence ATGTGCGACTATACAACGAACTACTTCGATCTGACAAAGGAAAAATACGTTTCCTATCAGTGTCCGCACAAGGCAATGCCGAAGAAAGATCCCTCCGGCGAATCATTCTGCATATTCCACAGCACCAGCGAAAAAAAGAACACAGACGACTTTACCAAAGAGCTTTTGAAGTTGTACAAAACCGGCGAACACCTGTTTGTCGGATTTGTATTCCCTGCGGATTTCTCTTTTCCCGATTTCACCCGGGAGGCTGAAGGGGACGGCGTACTGACGTTCATCAATGCTGCGTTCTCCAAGGCCACCTTCCTCTGTCCGGTTCAGCTTTCCGGCGCCCGGTTTACCGGAGAGGGCGGCGCGAATTTTATCGAGGCGGCCTTCCTGTCCGACGGCGGCGTCAATTTTTCCGGGGCGCACTTCACCGGTGACGGCGGCGCGAATTTCAGAATGGGACGATTCGAGGGCACAGGTGCCGTTAATTTTTCCCGGACGGAATTCACCGGCAGCGGCCGGGTTGATTTTACCTGGGCGAAGTTCACCGCCGAGGGGGGGGCGGACTTCAAGCTGGCGGATTTTTCGGGCGCCGTCATCGTTGACTTCCATTTCGCCGAATTCGACGGCAAGGGAATCCATTTCAACGGAACCCGTTTTTTGGGCGACGGCGGGGCGAATTTTTCCCTGGTGCAGTTTCGGGGCGGCGGCGTAGCCGATTTCGGCGGCGCCAAGTTCCAGGGCGCCGGCGAGGCGAATTTTTCCCTCTCGACGTTTTCCGCCCGGAGCGGCGTCAATTTCAGCAAGGCCAATTTCTCCTGCGACGGCGGGGTGAATTTTTCCATGGCCCAGTTTACCTCGAAGGCGAAGAACGATTTTTCCGGCATGGTCGTTGAGGGGAGCGGCCAGGCGAACTTTTCCAAGGCCCAGTTTCTGGGAGATGGGGCGGTATTTTTCAAAAATCCGGATTTCGCCTGTCAGGGCGGCGTCTCCTTTTCGGGATCCCAGTTCTCCGGAACCGGCAGGACCGTCTTCGAGGGGAGGATATTCTGGCCCGGCGTCTGGGGGGAATTTACAGACATCCTGTTCGAGCACCCGCATCGTGTCACCTTCGAGCGGGTTGACCTGGGGCGGTGTCGATTCCTGCGAACAAACCTTCAGGGCATACATTTTGTCGATGTTACCTGGAACGGGCGATCATACGGCTCCTCATACGCCCCGGGAAGGATGAAGCTCTTCGACGAGCTGTTTCAGCACCGGGGGAGATTTGTACGGCACCTGGCGGGATTCATTCAGGGCATACCGATTTGGGACGGTATCCGGCGCGCCCTTGAACGGGTTATGCCGGAGTATTCCGTTGACAACCAGATACTCTCATCTCCGGTGAAACGGGGGCTTTTTCGTTTGAGAAACCGGCTTCTGGTTCTGACAGCACCGAAAGAGGATAACCACTGGGACGTATACGGCCTGTACAACCAGATGGGCCAGAACTACATATCCGCCCATCGATATCACGACGCCGGGGACTTTTTCGCCGGCTCCCTGGAGATGCGCCGTCGGGAGGCGGGGGAAAAACCGTGGTCCAGGATTGTATTGCGGCTGTATCGCCTCTTCTGTCTCTACGGCGAGCGGCCGTTTCGCGCCCTCCTCTGGGCGGCGGCGGTGGTGGCGCTGTTCGGCCTGGTCTTCTTGAAGATCGGTATCGCGCCGGAGGGTGTCGATCCCATCACGTATCCCAACAATATCACCGCGGAAATAGTGGAGGGGCCCGACAACAGATCGATCATCGTCCTCAATCCCATGGCGGAGCCCGTCCCGTCATATCTCCCTGGAGGAATGATCAAGTATGAGGGATTCGGCAATGGGGTGCTCTTCCTGGATGGTTTCCTCGGGGATTACAGTGCGGGTGTCTCGGTGGTGTTTTCCCTCTTTTTCAACAGGGTCATCAACCATTCATACAGCGTGATCGATCCGGTTCTCGGCTCGTTCGCGTTGACCTGTGAAATACTCCTTCTCCTGATGTTCCTCGGATTATTCCTTGCCTCGT
- a CDS encoding cache domain-containing protein, whose protein sequence is MKKGMILIICILMLAFSSFVIAQDAVTPQDVVDKVTEAAAFLAENGEEGLSAFNQADGPWVWGGTYVFVFDCDAGVIAAHPNNDLVGVELGSREDVNGFKYNLALCEEAGKPNGGWVEYWRPTDTMDAEGNQEYRRKISYIVSVDGQPYQVGAGIYEPDMTVDELNALTE, encoded by the coding sequence ATGAAAAAGGGAATGATCCTCATTATATGTATCCTTATGCTTGCTTTTTCCTCCTTCGTAATCGCCCAGGACGCGGTGACTCCGCAGGACGTCGTCGACAAGGTCACAGAGGCCGCGGCGTTCCTGGCGGAAAACGGAGAAGAGGGCCTGAGCGCATTCAACCAGGCCGACGGTCCCTGGGTCTGGGGCGGCACGTATGTGTTTGTATTCGACTGCGATGCGGGAGTCATCGCCGCCCATCCGAACAACGATCTCGTCGGTGTGGAGCTGGGATCCCGGGAGGATGTGAACGGCTTCAAATACAACCTCGCCCTGTGCGAGGAGGCGGGCAAGCCGAACGGCGGCTGGGTTGAATACTGGAGGCCCACCGATACCATGGACGCCGAGGGAAACCAGGAATACCGACGGAAAATCTCGTACATTGTGAGCGTGGACGGACAGCCCTATCAGGTGGGCGCCGGCATCTACGAGCCGGACATGACCGTCGACGAACTGAACGCCCTGACCGAATAG
- a CDS encoding 4Fe-4S binding protein: protein MVVSAGKTYREGEIAGVLAIDEKKCKGCDSCARFCPTGAITGRFGATHSIDVDKCINCGQCLLNCPFGAPYELSFDVDEVISQLKDDSVTVVGIIAPAVRVAIGEEFGLPEGSLVTKQMYGAMRKVGFQILDNNYAADLTIMEEGSEFIERARYALFGEKGEGGEIPGPLPQFTSCCPAWVRFVELYYPTLLPNLSSAKSPMQMAGSLAKTYGAMEIWKARPEKVFSVGIMPCTAKKFEATRTEFFNAYHYLDKEGLSDSDIPYPDIDAVLTTRDLAKVLKKLDVDLASQEEVDGGTILADYTGAGTIFGNSGGVMEAALRTAHRVLTGVEMVPLEFDLVRGLKSVKEASITLTDAKFGEEITVNVAVVNGLKKETASLLDDVVQGRSPYHFIEVMTCPGGCINGGGQPIAKSGTSWIEKAVPWLAWK from the coding sequence ATGGTGGTTTCAGCAGGAAAAACGTATCGAGAAGGAGAAATCGCCGGCGTTTTGGCCATCGATGAGAAAAAATGCAAGGGGTGTGACAGCTGCGCGCGTTTTTGCCCCACGGGGGCGATTACGGGCAGGTTCGGAGCAACCCATTCCATCGATGTAGACAAGTGCATCAACTGCGGCCAGTGTCTTCTCAACTGCCCCTTCGGCGCACCGTATGAATTATCCTTCGATGTGGACGAGGTCATATCGCAATTGAAGGACGACTCTGTGACGGTTGTCGGGATTATCGCACCGGCGGTTCGGGTGGCCATCGGTGAGGAATTCGGCCTCCCCGAGGGGAGTCTCGTGACGAAGCAGATGTACGGGGCGATGAGAAAGGTGGGGTTTCAGATACTCGACAACAACTATGCGGCGGACCTGACGATCATGGAGGAGGGATCCGAGTTCATAGAGCGCGCCCGGTACGCACTTTTCGGGGAAAAGGGCGAGGGTGGGGAAATACCCGGCCCGTTGCCCCAGTTCACGTCATGCTGCCCGGCCTGGGTTCGGTTTGTGGAGCTCTATTATCCCACGCTGTTGCCGAATCTTTCCTCGGCTAAATCACCGATGCAGATGGCCGGCTCATTGGCGAAGACATACGGCGCGATGGAAATCTGGAAGGCACGGCCGGAAAAGGTATTTTCCGTCGGCATCATGCCGTGCACGGCGAAAAAATTTGAGGCCACCCGGACGGAATTTTTCAATGCATATCATTACCTCGACAAAGAGGGCCTGAGCGATTCGGATATCCCCTATCCGGATATCGACGCCGTGTTAACGACCCGGGACCTGGCGAAGGTTCTGAAAAAGCTCGATGTCGATCTGGCTTCACAAGAGGAGGTCGACGGAGGTACAATTCTTGCGGACTATACGGGTGCGGGTACGATCTTCGGCAATTCGGGAGGGGTCATGGAGGCGGCCCTGAGGACCGCCCATCGTGTGCTCACAGGAGTTGAGATGGTGCCGCTGGAGTTCGATTTGGTCAGGGGGTTGAAGAGCGTCAAGGAGGCTTCCATCACCCTGACGGATGCGAAATTCGGTGAGGAGATCACCGTGAATGTGGCGGTGGTCAACGGGCTTAAGAAAGAGACCGCATCGCTTCTGGACGACGTCGTTCAGGGGAGATCCCCGTATCACTTCATCGAGGTCATGACGTGTCCCGGAGGGTGTATAAACGGCGGAGGACAGCCGATTGCGAAGTCCGGAACATCATGGATTGAGAAGGCGGTCCCCTGGCTTGCCTGGAAATAG
- the glmS gene encoding glutamine--fructose-6-phosphate transaminase (isomerizing), translating into MCGIVGYIGPKKVTRLLLDGLKRLEYRGYDSAGIAVVDGGEVKITRSKGKLAVLEDMVSANSFDGNVGIGHTRWATHGKPSDENAHPHKAGPVVVVHNGIIENYLQLKELLLDEGHVFSSETDTEVITHLIYRFIQKGDDFRIAVINALKMIEGSYALGILNEDEPDTLIGARNESPLVVGLSDGEFFIASDVPALISHTRDFIFLDDGEVVQYRDNAITITDLNGDVKEKSPRRIDWSPVMAEKGGYKHFMLKEIFEQPQGIIDTIRGRISEERGEVILPEIGLSNDQIKDIEKIMIVACGTSWHAGLVGKFIMEQMLRIPTDIELGSEFRYRDPIVGQKTLLVSITQSGETTDTLAAMREAREKGCYLMTICNAVESSAARMADGVIYTHAGPEIGVASTKAFTTQLVSLYLMSLYFAQVLGRLNQNQLRERILELIKVPGYVEKVLSDSDTIRDTARKYMNARNFLYLGRNVNYPLALEGALKLKEISYIHAEGYPAGEMKHGPIALIDEEMPVVVLITRNSTYDKVLANIEEVKARDGMVISIANTGDDRIRMKGDEVLSDDIIYIPETDPMLTPIVLAIPLQLLAYHVADLKGTDVDQPRNLAKSVTVE; encoded by the coding sequence ATGTGCGGCATTGTTGGCTATATAGGTCCCAAGAAGGTGACGAGGCTGCTTTTGGACGGTTTGAAGCGGCTGGAATATCGAGGGTATGATTCGGCGGGTATCGCCGTCGTCGATGGTGGAGAGGTGAAAATCACCCGCAGCAAGGGGAAGCTGGCCGTACTGGAAGATATGGTGTCCGCCAATTCCTTCGATGGGAACGTCGGCATCGGGCACACCCGTTGGGCGACCCACGGAAAGCCGTCGGACGAAAACGCCCATCCTCACAAGGCCGGGCCGGTCGTCGTGGTTCACAACGGCATTATTGAAAACTACCTGCAGCTCAAGGAGCTCCTGCTGGACGAGGGACACGTCTTCTCCTCCGAAACCGATACCGAGGTCATCACTCACCTGATATATCGCTTCATCCAGAAGGGAGACGATTTTCGCATTGCCGTGATAAACGCGTTGAAGATGATCGAGGGATCCTACGCCCTTGGAATTCTCAACGAGGACGAGCCGGACACGCTGATAGGCGCACGCAACGAGAGCCCCCTGGTGGTGGGCCTCTCCGACGGTGAGTTTTTCATCGCGTCCGACGTGCCCGCCCTCATCAGTCACACCAGGGATTTCATCTTCCTCGATGACGGCGAAGTGGTTCAGTACCGGGACAACGCAATTACCATTACCGATCTCAACGGCGACGTCAAGGAGAAGAGCCCCCGCCGTATCGACTGGAGCCCGGTCATGGCCGAGAAGGGGGGATACAAGCACTTCATGCTCAAGGAGATCTTCGAGCAGCCCCAGGGCATCATCGATACGATTCGGGGACGGATTTCCGAGGAGCGCGGCGAGGTGATCCTGCCGGAGATTGGTCTCTCCAACGACCAGATAAAAGATATCGAGAAGATCATGATCGTGGCCTGCGGGACCTCGTGGCATGCGGGACTGGTGGGCAAATTCATTATGGAACAGATGCTCAGGATACCAACGGATATTGAGCTGGGCAGCGAGTTCCGCTATCGTGATCCCATCGTTGGACAGAAAACGCTTCTGGTTTCCATCACCCAGTCCGGGGAGACCACCGATACACTGGCGGCGATGCGGGAGGCGAGGGAGAAGGGATGCTATCTGATGACCATCTGCAACGCGGTGGAGTCCAGCGCCGCCCGGATGGCCGACGGCGTTATCTATACCCACGCCGGACCGGAAATCGGTGTTGCTTCCACCAAGGCGTTCACCACTCAGCTTGTGTCCTTGTATCTGATGAGCCTCTATTTCGCCCAGGTGCTGGGGAGGCTCAACCAGAACCAGTTGCGGGAGCGGATTTTGGAGTTGATCAAGGTGCCCGGATATGTCGAGAAGGTTCTGTCGGACAGCGACACCATCCGGGATACCGCCAGGAAGTATATGAACGCCAGGAATTTTCTCTATCTGGGACGAAACGTTAACTATCCCCTCGCTCTGGAGGGAGCGCTGAAGCTGAAGGAGATTTCATATATCCATGCCGAGGGGTACCCCGCCGGCGAGATGAAACACGGTCCCATCGCCCTGATCGACGAGGAGATGCCGGTGGTGGTTCTGATCACCAGGAACAGCACCTATGACAAGGTCCTGGCCAATATTGAGGAGGTCAAGGCCAGGGACGGTATGGTAATCTCCATCGCCAATACCGGAGACGACCGAATACGGATGAAGGGCGATGAAGTGCTGTCGGACGATATCATCTACATACCCGAGACCGATCCGATGTTGACGCCCATCGTGCTGGCGATTCCTCTGCAGCTTCTTGCCTATCATGTTGCGGATCTCAAGGGGACCGATGTGGATCAGCCGCGGAATCTCGCCAAGAGCGTCACCGTAGAGTAG
- a CDS encoding UvrD-helicase domain-containing protein, giving the protein MTHSERILSHLNETQRRVVTMPGGPILILAGAGSGKTRVLTHRIAYLIENGTPSDRILAVTFTNKAAREMKERVLSLVPDRSGGMWLSTFHSFCLRVLRIEANILGVNPDFVIFDDADRRSLLRRCLKELEINEKFLSHQLAGYYIEQAKNKLVTPIAFLDQARDPMTARIGKVYTRYQRELEKSGAMDFSDLIMQTVRLFDEHPEVRAGYQERFLHVLVDEYQDTNTAQYELVRRLAALHGNLCVVGDDDQSIYRWRGADLNNILDFERDFPGAVVVKLEQNYRSTKNILAAANSVVEKNLGRKGKTLYTENDTGEPVVYAEGEDEHAEAAFVVETIDDLISGEEYDPADFAVFYRTNAQSRLFEDALLSARIAYQVVGGVRFYERQEIKDVLAYLRLSASPSDVVSFLRAVNTPPRGVGSKTIERLERIASDADVGLFSACKRALAEKTIAGKAAQGIASFLNAVERVSVAGGPYEAVMTAINESGILDHYRSQGTVEAEGRVDNLREFATAVSEYEEQNPEAGLIDFLDQVALVSDVDEMDERIGRVSLLTIHSAKGLEFPVVFLVGMEEGLFPHSRTLESQDDIEEERRLCYVGMTRAKERLYTTSARRRRVFGSQRFNAVSRFIGEIDPAYLKYESSGTHLWGRDDGETWESTPKSYGGDLVIDRSYAQRDMTVDDYFSDDTGGGGGYIIGGRIRHPEFGIGVIKGIEPQGDRYKLTVLFSGIGIKKVVTGYAPIEILS; this is encoded by the coding sequence GTGACACACTCAGAGCGTATTCTTTCACATCTCAACGAAACCCAGAGGCGGGTGGTGACCATGCCCGGCGGCCCTATTTTAATACTGGCCGGGGCCGGCAGCGGCAAGACCAGGGTACTGACCCACCGCATCGCCTATCTAATCGAAAACGGCACACCTTCCGACCGCATACTGGCCGTCACCTTTACCAACAAGGCGGCCCGGGAGATGAAAGAGCGGGTGCTGAGTCTTGTGCCCGATCGATCGGGAGGGATGTGGCTTTCGACCTTCCACTCCTTCTGTCTGAGGGTTCTCAGGATTGAGGCGAACATCCTCGGGGTCAACCCTGATTTCGTGATCTTCGACGACGCCGACCGCCGCTCCCTGTTGCGCCGGTGCCTGAAGGAGCTGGAGATCAACGAAAAGTTCCTCAGCCACCAGCTCGCAGGCTACTACATCGAGCAGGCGAAAAACAAGCTGGTTACACCCATCGCGTTTCTCGATCAGGCCCGGGATCCGATGACGGCCCGGATCGGGAAGGTCTACACACGATACCAGCGCGAGTTGGAAAAATCCGGCGCCATGGACTTTTCCGATCTCATCATGCAGACGGTGAGGCTGTTTGATGAACACCCGGAGGTGCGGGCCGGATACCAGGAGCGGTTTCTCCACGTGCTGGTGGACGAGTATCAGGACACCAACACCGCCCAGTACGAGCTGGTGCGGCGGCTTGCGGCCCTCCACGGAAACCTGTGTGTCGTGGGTGACGACGATCAGTCCATCTACCGCTGGCGGGGGGCGGATCTCAACAACATCCTGGATTTCGAACGGGATTTCCCCGGCGCCGTTGTGGTGAAGCTCGAGCAGAACTACCGGTCGACGAAGAACATCCTCGCCGCCGCGAACTCCGTGGTGGAAAAGAACCTGGGACGAAAGGGGAAGACCCTCTATACCGAGAACGACACGGGGGAGCCGGTCGTCTATGCCGAGGGGGAGGACGAGCACGCGGAGGCCGCCTTCGTGGTGGAGACCATTGATGATCTGATCTCCGGCGAGGAATACGATCCGGCCGACTTCGCCGTGTTTTACCGGACAAACGCCCAGTCGAGACTGTTCGAGGACGCCCTGTTGTCCGCCCGGATAGCGTACCAGGTGGTGGGAGGTGTCCGCTTCTATGAGCGTCAGGAGATAAAGGACGTCCTGGCGTACCTGAGGCTCTCCGCATCGCCGAGTGATGTCGTCAGCTTTCTCAGGGCGGTGAACACCCCTCCCCGGGGGGTGGGGAGTAAAACCATCGAGCGGCTGGAGCGTATCGCATCTGACGCCGACGTGGGGCTGTTCAGCGCGTGCAAACGGGCTTTGGCGGAAAAGACGATAGCCGGAAAAGCGGCTCAGGGAATTGCGTCGTTTCTCAATGCCGTCGAGCGGGTGTCTGTGGCGGGCGGCCCGTACGAAGCGGTCATGACGGCCATAAACGAATCCGGTATTCTCGATCATTACCGATCCCAGGGGACGGTGGAGGCGGAAGGAAGGGTGGACAACCTGAGGGAATTCGCCACGGCGGTCAGCGAGTACGAGGAACAAAATCCCGAGGCCGGGCTGATCGATTTTTTGGACCAGGTGGCTCTGGTCAGTGACGTTGATGAAATGGATGAGAGAATCGGCCGGGTATCGCTCTTGACCATACACAGCGCGAAGGGCCTTGAGTTTCCGGTGGTTTTCCTGGTCGGTATGGAGGAGGGGCTGTTTCCCCACAGCAGAACCCTGGAATCCCAGGACGATATCGAGGAGGAGCGGCGGCTCTGTTACGTCGGAATGACCAGGGCGAAGGAGAGGCTCTACACGACGTCGGCCCGGCGCCGGAGGGTGTTCGGCTCCCAGAGATTTAATGCTGTATCGAGATTCATCGGTGAGATCGACCCCGCATACCTGAAATATGAATCTTCCGGCACTCACCTGTGGGGGAGGGATGACGGAGAAACGTGGGAGAGCACTCCAAAAAGTTACGGCGGAGATCTGGTGATAGATCGATCCTACGCCCAGCGGGACATGACCGTCGACGACTACTTCTCGGACGATACCGGCGGCGGGGGTGGTTATATAATCGGCGGGCGCATCCGGCACCCGGAGTTCGGTATCGGCGTCATCAAGGGGATCGAGCCCCAGGGGGATCGATACAAGCTGACGGTGTTGTTTTCCGGCATCGGCATAAAGAAGGTGGTCACCGGCTACGCTCCCATCGAGATACTATCATAA
- a CDS encoding iron hydrogenase small subunit gives MKKKDKQYTYIDSPFVVSRRQFFAIGGVVTAALAVPAIWTRAAVKRRTAYIRARAKGLYLDDNNASVRVSHDNASVMQMYEKFAGHPLSEVSEELFHTTYVNRRHM, from the coding sequence ATGAAAAAGAAGGACAAGCAGTATACCTACATAGACAGCCCGTTTGTGGTGTCCCGCCGGCAGTTTTTTGCCATAGGCGGAGTGGTGACCGCCGCCCTGGCAGTTCCCGCAATCTGGACGAGGGCCGCGGTAAAGCGGAGGACGGCATATATCAGGGCACGGGCGAAGGGACTCTATTTGGACGACAATAATGCTTCGGTGAGAGTCAGCCACGACAATGCATCAGTTATGCAGATGTATGAGAAATTCGCGGGACACCCCTTGAGCGAGGTCTCCGAGGAGTTGTTCCATACGACGTACGTCAATAGAAGACACATGTAA
- a CDS encoding cytochrome b/b6 domain-containing protein has product MGENEWILKHSTAVRMFHYVLAPSFVVLALSGLVLFFDPFGEQAMNTWMKIHVVLGVILTIDVIGYLLIGFDKVALFIKRVFAVNKNDLKWFAVLGGYPQKFILRKKVEVPPMEKYNSGQKLFGVCVIIGGALLLWTGWGLWALPHVLPRGLTLWFGHLHLIVGWGLILFLLVHVFLGIYMFDDFKSMFLDGRIPYEKAKEASPLWVERELVEVKE; this is encoded by the coding sequence ATGGGCGAAAATGAATGGATATTGAAGCACTCAACGGCCGTACGGATGTTTCATTATGTATTGGCGCCGAGTTTCGTGGTTCTTGCACTTTCCGGCCTTGTGCTTTTTTTCGACCCCTTCGGTGAACAGGCCATGAATACCTGGATGAAGATACATGTCGTCCTCGGCGTTATTCTGACGATCGATGTCATCGGGTATCTCCTCATCGGGTTTGACAAGGTGGCGTTGTTTATCAAGAGGGTTTTCGCCGTAAACAAAAACGATTTGAAATGGTTTGCGGTGCTCGGCGGCTATCCGCAGAAATTCATTCTGAGGAAAAAAGTCGAGGTTCCCCCCATGGAGAAATATAACTCCGGGCAAAAGCTCTTCGGGGTGTGCGTCATCATCGGAGGTGCGTTGTTGCTCTGGACGGGATGGGGATTATGGGCGCTTCCGCACGTTTTGCCCCGGGGTCTGACTCTGTGGTTCGGTCATCTCCACCTTATTGTCGGATGGGGATTGATTCTGTTCCTGCTGGTGCACGTCTTTCTTGGGATCTATATGTTTGATGATTTCAAATCGATGTTTCTCGATGGGAGAATACCATACGAGAAGGCGAAAGAGGCATCACCGCTGTGGGTAGAGCGGGAGCTGGTGGAGGTAAAAGAATAG
- a CDS encoding TrkA family potassium uptake protein → MRSFVVIGLGKFGFNVAKTLYQLGQEVTAIDMDKEVIQRIQDHSSQAVVTDATVSANLTALGVEDADVAIVSLGEKMDASILVSLHLKELGLKEIWVKAISEDHGKILKRLGVTEVIHVEKDMAHRVAHNLSRPNVLDYLPVSEGYSIQETSVPQAFTGKSLLELNLRKRFDINVIAIKELVPERLVLNPEADFVLKDSDIMVILGRDQDLDKLKNL, encoded by the coding sequence ATGAGAAGTTTCGTGGTGATCGGTCTTGGGAAGTTCGGCTTCAACGTCGCCAAGACCCTGTACCAGCTGGGGCAGGAGGTGACGGCCATCGACATGGACAAGGAGGTCATCCAGCGCATCCAGGATCATTCCAGCCAGGCGGTGGTGACCGACGCCACCGTGTCGGCGAACCTGACGGCCCTGGGGGTGGAGGACGCCGACGTGGCGATCGTGAGCCTCGGCGAAAAGATGGATGCGTCTATCCTCGTCTCTCTGCACCTGAAGGAGCTGGGATTGAAGGAGATATGGGTCAAGGCCATCAGCGAGGACCACGGGAAGATCCTCAAGCGCCTCGGCGTGACCGAGGTTATCCATGTGGAGAAGGACATGGCCCATCGAGTCGCCCATAACCTCTCCCGGCCCAACGTCCTGGACTATCTCCCGGTATCGGAGGGATACAGTATCCAGGAAACATCGGTTCCCCAGGCCTTTACGGGAAAGAGCCTTTTGGAACTCAACCTGAGGAAGCGCTTTGACATCAATGTCATCGCCATCAAGGAGCTGGTGCCCGAACGCCTGGTGCTCAACCCCGAGGCGGATTTCGTTCTAAAGGACAGCGACATCATGGTCATTCTGGGCCGCGACCAGGACCTCGACAAGCTGAAAAACCTGTAG